Proteins encoded by one window of uncultured Ilyobacter sp.:
- a CDS encoding Fe-S-containing hydro-lyase → MIKLTTPLTAEDTEKLKSGDIVQITGTIYTARDAAHARLVKLVEEGKELPFDVKGQIIYYVGPTPAKPGNPIGSAGPTTSYRMDPFAPTLLDQGLKGMIGKGGRSQEVKDACVRNKGVYFAATGGAAALIAKCIKKAEVIAYEDLGSEAIRKLEVEDFPVIVINDTYGNDQYETGQAEYRK, encoded by the coding sequence ATGATTAAGTTAACAACACCTTTAACGGCGGAAGATACAGAAAAACTAAAGTCAGGAGATATAGTACAAATAACAGGTACAATTTATACTGCAAGAGATGCAGCTCATGCTAGACTTGTGAAGCTAGTAGAAGAAGGAAAAGAATTACCTTTTGATGTAAAAGGTCAGATTATATATTATGTGGGACCGACTCCTGCTAAGCCAGGGAATCCTATTGGAAGTGCTGGACCTACAACAAGTTACAGAATGGATCCCTTTGCCCCGACTCTTTTGGATCAGGGATTAAAAGGAATGATAGGTAAAGGGGGAAGATCTCAGGAGGTAAAAGATGCCTGTGTAAGAAATAAAGGGGTTTACTTTGCTGCCACAGGTGGAGCCGCTGCTCTGATAGCAAAGTGTATCAAAAAAGCTGAAGTAATAGCCTATGAAGATCTTGGATCAGAAGCAATAAGAAAACTTGAAGTGGAAGATTTTCCTGTTATTGTTATAAATGATACCTACGGAAATGACCAATATGAAACAGGACAAGCTGAATATAGAAAATAA
- a CDS encoding putative quinol monooxygenase, whose amino-acid sequence MITVVAKSILKEGKTDEFKNLTRELIDETRKEKGCIEYILYEDIENGGVFTFIEKWEDMDCLQDHFQSEHFKKIGAKVKELRKSRDINIYKEV is encoded by the coding sequence ATGATAACAGTGGTAGCAAAATCAATTTTGAAAGAGGGCAAGACAGATGAGTTTAAAAACCTTACCAGAGAACTCATAGATGAGACCAGGAAGGAGAAAGGGTGCATAGAGTACATTCTTTATGAAGACATAGAAAACGGAGGAGTCTTTACCTTTATAGAAAAATGGGAAGATATGGACTGTCTCCAAGATCATTTTCAAAGTGAACATTTTAAAAAAATAGGGGCAAAGGTAAAAGAACTCAGAAAAAGCAGAGATATTAACATTTACAAAGAGGTCTAA
- a CDS encoding cation:proton antiporter, whose product MVSLPIHDPVLIFAIVMSSVLIAPLFAQKLKLPGIVGLIAAGLIVGPHTFGILENDRTIELLGTIGLLYIMFEAGLEINLGEVKKNKHHSILFGLLTFSVPLVMGIFSGVYILKMNLMASVLMASLFSSHTLISFPIVSKLGLSKKSSVSTTIGATIITDTLAFLVMIVVIASNQGNLGVYFWIKLFTFSTLYVVLTGLYLPRMTRWFFRNYSSESGVEEYVFVIAVLFILAHLSHIIGLEPVIGAFLAGLVLNTLIPEKSTLMNRVQFVGSSMFIPFFLISVGMIIDVSHFFTGTGALKISLTMIIVAILSKYLAAVGFGNTVKLKKSETNLMFAMSVNQAAATLAVVMIGYRVGIFNEDILTGAIMMIVSTCFLGTIFTEKYAKEVMLENQTNYEVSDTVKTDRILIPIGGVNDYLKNLIEFAFLIKKKGSHEPLYPLTVAIDGQDVDRQILEGEGVLTKVVTHANSLQKSVIPLNRIDINVSNAIAKVIKEYRISKVIINWNKIKKSNNRVFSKVIDQSVKKSNETMYITRIIHPVGITENIFLMVPPLINRQSGFVDEFYSIIKMALSINSKLIIISDESTKGELQKIIVKNKSNLNYEFKTLNSWKVIEENLAEVIKDNDMIIQMMAKQGQLAWRLTFDRLPNKLGERFGNNNIIAVYPSCNSNSDEEFSYEKTKGDISIIRRLPKNNFMFNFSENNPEKLLKIIADKFSDERESREVYEDLKDVLKKYPVELTRETLLIHTYTKSIGDYQVYIATNKNNFIVENVKSSPKIIIVLLSPKSDPTNRHLKVLSEIVKIVTDKKMLSDILGSYSYSEFLERIKQR is encoded by the coding sequence TTGGTTAGTCTACCTATACATGATCCTGTGTTGATATTTGCTATTGTTATGTCTAGCGTGCTTATAGCACCACTGTTTGCTCAAAAATTAAAACTTCCAGGGATAGTAGGTCTTATTGCAGCAGGCCTCATAGTAGGGCCGCATACCTTCGGAATATTGGAAAATGATCGAACCATAGAGTTACTAGGGACAATAGGGCTCTTGTATATCATGTTTGAAGCTGGTCTCGAAATAAACCTCGGGGAGGTAAAAAAAAATAAACATCACAGTATATTGTTTGGACTGCTGACATTTTCTGTTCCTTTGGTTATGGGAATTTTTAGTGGAGTCTATATCTTAAAAATGAATTTAATGGCATCAGTGCTCATGGCCAGTCTCTTCTCATCTCACACTCTAATAAGTTTTCCCATAGTGAGCAAACTGGGATTATCTAAAAAGAGCTCTGTATCAACAACCATAGGCGCTACTATTATAACTGATACTTTGGCATTTTTAGTAATGATTGTTGTCATAGCGTCCAACCAGGGAAACCTAGGGGTTTACTTCTGGATAAAATTATTTACTTTCAGTACCCTCTATGTTGTATTGACAGGATTATATCTTCCGAGAATGACAAGGTGGTTTTTTAGAAACTACTCTTCAGAGTCTGGAGTTGAGGAGTATGTTTTTGTAATAGCTGTGTTGTTTATATTGGCACATCTGTCCCACATTATCGGTTTAGAGCCCGTTATAGGGGCTTTTTTGGCGGGACTTGTATTAAACACTCTTATACCTGAAAAAAGTACCCTGATGAACAGGGTGCAATTTGTAGGAAGTTCTATGTTTATTCCATTTTTCTTGATATCTGTGGGAATGATAATAGACGTGAGCCATTTCTTTACAGGGACCGGAGCACTGAAAATATCTCTGACAATGATTATAGTTGCTATACTGTCTAAGTATCTGGCAGCAGTGGGGTTTGGAAATACTGTAAAGCTTAAAAAATCAGAGACAAACTTAATGTTTGCAATGAGTGTAAACCAGGCTGCGGCTACACTGGCAGTTGTGATGATAGGATATAGAGTTGGGATATTCAATGAAGATATTTTGACTGGAGCTATAATGATGATAGTTTCCACTTGTTTTTTGGGTACTATTTTTACAGAAAAATATGCGAAAGAAGTGATGTTGGAGAATCAGACCAATTACGAAGTTTCAGATACTGTAAAAACAGATAGAATACTTATACCTATTGGTGGTGTAAATGATTATTTGAAAAACTTAATAGAGTTTGCCTTTTTAATAAAGAAAAAGGGAAGCCATGAGCCTTTATATCCACTGACGGTTGCTATAGATGGTCAAGATGTGGATAGGCAGATTTTAGAAGGTGAGGGGGTCCTCACCAAGGTGGTTACCCATGCAAATTCATTGCAAAAGAGTGTCATCCCTCTCAATCGAATAGATATTAATGTGTCCAATGCCATAGCAAAAGTTATTAAAGAATACAGGATTTCTAAGGTTATTATAAATTGGAATAAAATAAAAAAAAGCAACAACAGAGTGTTTAGCAAAGTAATCGATCAGTCGGTGAAAAAAAGTAATGAAACCATGTACATCACAAGGATAATACATCCTGTAGGGATAACAGAAAATATTTTTTTAATGGTCCCACCGTTAATTAACAGGCAGAGTGGCTTTGTTGATGAATTTTATTCCATAATTAAGATGGCCCTATCAATAAACTCCAAATTGATAATAATATCAGATGAATCGACAAAAGGGGAATTACAAAAAATAATCGTTAAAAATAAATCTAATCTTAACTATGAATTTAAGACTTTAAATAGCTGGAAAGTTATTGAAGAAAACCTGGCAGAGGTAATAAAGGATAATGACATGATTATTCAGATGATGGCAAAGCAGGGGCAGCTGGCATGGCGCCTCACTTTTGACAGGTTGCCAAATAAACTGGGGGAAAGATTTGGAAACAACAATATTATAGCCGTCTATCCTTCGTGTAATTCAAACAGCGACGAAGAATTTTCCTATGAGAAGACCAAGGGGGATATCTCCATTATTAGAAGATTACCAAAAAATAATTTTATGTTTAATTTTTCTGAAAATAATCCTGAAAAATTGTTAAAAATAATCGCAGATAAATTTTCAGATGAAAGAGAAAGCCGGGAAGTATATGAAGATTTGAAAGATGTACTTAAAAAATATCCGGTAGAACTAACACGGGAAACGCTTCTTATTCATACCTATACGAAATCTATCGGTGATTATCAAGTATATATTGCAACAAATAAAAATAATTTTATAGTGGAGAATGTAAAATCAAGTCCTAAGATTATCATAGTACTTTTGTCGCCAAAATCAGACCCAACGAACAGACACTTAAAGGTTCTTTCTGAAATTGTGAAAATAGTTACCGATAAAAAAATGCTTTCAGATATACTGGGTTCTTACAGTTATTCAGAATTTTTAGAAAGAATAAAGCAAAGATAA
- a CDS encoding fumarate hydratase, with protein MKELDLAKVTEEVARLCIEANYFIGKDVMGKIKEALEKEESPVGKNILEQIITNDGIAADDKVPMCQDTGLAVVFLEVGTEVKITGDIYEAINAGVRKGYEEGYLRKSAVRHPLDRVNTKDNTPAIIHTKLVPGSDKVKIIVAPKGGGSENMSYVKMLAPAAGVEGVKNIIIEAIKAGGGNPCPPMVVGVGLGGTFEKAALIAKEALMRDLNDKSPDPINAKLEEELLELINNTGVGPLGLGGKVTALTVKVNSYPCHIASLPVAVNINCHAARHKEVIL; from the coding sequence GTGAAAGAACTTGATTTGGCAAAAGTGACAGAAGAAGTGGCAAGACTCTGTATAGAGGCCAACTACTTTATCGGCAAGGATGTAATGGGAAAAATCAAAGAAGCCTTGGAGAAAGAAGAATCTCCTGTAGGAAAGAACATCCTAGAACAGATAATTACAAATGATGGTATCGCTGCCGATGACAAGGTACCTATGTGCCAAGACACAGGACTGGCAGTTGTTTTTTTGGAAGTGGGTACAGAAGTAAAAATAACCGGGGATATCTATGAGGCTATCAACGCCGGTGTGAGAAAAGGTTATGAAGAGGGATACCTCAGAAAGTCTGCAGTAAGACACCCTCTTGATAGAGTAAATACAAAGGATAATACTCCTGCAATTATTCACACTAAACTTGTACCTGGATCAGATAAGGTAAAAATTATCGTGGCTCCTAAAGGTGGAGGAAGTGAAAATATGAGTTATGTAAAAATGCTTGCTCCTGCAGCAGGTGTAGAGGGAGTAAAGAATATCATAATTGAGGCTATCAAAGCCGGTGGAGGAAATCCTTGCCCTCCAATGGTAGTAGGTGTGGGTCTGGGAGGAACTTTTGAAAAAGCTGCTCTTATAGCCAAAGAGGCACTGATGAGAGATCTTAATGATAAAAGCCCAGATCCTATAAATGCAAAATTGGAAGAGGAACTTCTTGAGCTTATAAACAACACTGGAGTTGGGCCATTAGGTCTAGGAGGAAAAGTAACAGCCCTTACAGTAAAAGTAAACAGCTATCCATGTCATATAGCATCACTTCCAGTCGCTGTAAATATAAACTGTCATGCAGCTAGGCATAAAGAAGTAATCCTATAA
- a CDS encoding riboflavin synthase has translation MFTGLVEEMGEVISVARGEKSLKIKIRCKKVLEGAKIGDSIATNGTCLTAVELGDNYFTADCMFETVKRTNLKRLKSGSKVNLEKSLTLATPLGGHLVTGDVDCEGKIIAIKQEGIAKIYEISVESRLMKYVVEKGRITLDGASLTIVDFTKESISVSLIPHTQEMITLGYKRIGDYINVETDLIGKYVERLLHFDNSKEEKKKKGIDEKFLFENGFF, from the coding sequence ATTTTTACAGGACTAGTAGAAGAGATGGGGGAAGTGATCTCTGTTGCAAGAGGAGAAAAATCCCTAAAGATAAAAATAAGATGCAAAAAAGTACTTGAAGGCGCCAAGATAGGCGACAGTATAGCAACAAACGGTACCTGCCTGACGGCTGTAGAGTTAGGAGATAATTATTTTACAGCAGACTGTATGTTTGAAACAGTAAAGAGGACGAACCTGAAAAGGCTCAAAAGTGGATCAAAGGTAAATCTTGAAAAATCCCTGACACTTGCAACTCCCCTGGGAGGCCACCTTGTTACAGGAGACGTGGACTGCGAGGGGAAAATAATCGCCATAAAACAGGAAGGTATTGCAAAAATATATGAGATCAGCGTAGAATCTAGACTCATGAAATATGTGGTTGAAAAGGGTAGGATAACCCTTGATGGAGCCAGTCTCACAATTGTTGATTTCACAAAGGAAAGTATAAGTGTGTCACTCATACCGCATACTCAAGAGATGATAACCCTGGGATATAAAAGAATCGGAGATTATATCAACGTTGAAACTGATCTTATAGGAAAGTATGTGGAAAGGCTTTTACATTTTGATAACAGTAAAGAGGAGAAAAAGAAGAAGGGAATCGATGAAAAATTCCTTTTTGAAAACGGATTTTTTTAA
- a CDS encoding bifunctional 3,4-dihydroxy-2-butanone-4-phosphate synthase/GTP cyclohydrolase II — protein sequence MLDRIDEAIEDIKAGKMVIVVDDENRENEGDIIIAGEKVSYESINFMAKHARGLTCVPMTKERADQLHLPQMVNRNTDSHGTAFTVSVDSAEGTTTGISVADRVKTITDLVDESKGPWDFKRPGHLFPLVAREGGVLVRPGHTEAAVDLARLAGLKPVGVICEILKDDGTMARLMDLKEFAKEHDLKIISIEDLIKYRKEHDVLMEVYATATMPTIAGNFEIIAFDNKLDGKEHIALVKGDVKGKEDVLIRIHSECFTGDILGSMRCDCGLQLKAAMKRIDEEGSGIILYLRQEGRGIGLLNKIKAYALQDKGLDTVEANEQLGFEADLRDYAVASQMLKALEVKSVRVMTNNLRKVNGLEKYGVKVNKRKSIEVDSNENNLRYLKTKKTKLGHILKLDENK from the coding sequence ATGCTAGATAGAATAGATGAAGCTATAGAGGATATAAAGGCCGGAAAAATGGTAATTGTAGTGGATGATGAAAACCGTGAAAATGAAGGCGATATTATTATCGCCGGAGAAAAAGTAAGTTATGAGAGTATAAACTTTATGGCTAAACATGCCAGAGGTCTCACATGTGTACCTATGACAAAAGAGAGGGCAGATCAGCTGCACCTTCCTCAAATGGTAAACAGAAATACAGATTCCCACGGGACGGCATTTACTGTCTCGGTAGATTCTGCAGAAGGAACCACTACAGGGATCTCTGTAGCAGACAGAGTAAAAACTATAACTGACCTTGTAGATGAAAGCAAGGGGCCATGGGATTTTAAAAGACCGGGACACCTTTTCCCATTGGTGGCAAGAGAAGGAGGGGTTCTGGTGAGACCTGGGCACACAGAAGCTGCTGTGGACCTTGCTAGACTTGCGGGTCTAAAGCCTGTGGGAGTTATCTGTGAGATATTAAAAGATGACGGAACAATGGCAAGACTTATGGACCTGAAAGAATTTGCAAAAGAGCACGACCTTAAAATAATCTCCATAGAGGACCTCATAAAATACAGAAAAGAGCATGATGTGTTAATGGAAGTCTATGCCACAGCAACTATGCCTACAATTGCCGGAAATTTTGAGATAATTGCCTTTGATAATAAATTGGATGGTAAGGAACATATTGCTCTTGTAAAAGGAGATGTAAAAGGTAAGGAAGATGTCCTAATAAGAATACATTCAGAATGTTTTACAGGAGATATATTAGGGTCAATGAGATGTGACTGCGGACTTCAACTGAAGGCTGCTATGAAGAGAATTGATGAAGAGGGATCGGGGATCATCCTGTATCTGAGACAAGAAGGAAGAGGGATCGGACTTCTTAATAAGATAAAAGCTTATGCACTTCAGGATAAGGGTCTAGATACGGTAGAGGCAAATGAACAGTTAGGATTTGAGGCTGATCTCAGAGATTATGCTGTCGCTTCTCAGATGTTAAAGGCTCTAGAGGTGAAATCTGTGAGAGTCATGACAAATAACCTGAGAAAAGTAAATGGTCTTGAAAAGTATGGAGTAAAGGTTAATAAAAGAAAGTCAATAGAGGTAGACTCAAATGAGAATAATCTGAGATACCTCAAGACCAAGAAGACCAAACTTGGACATATACTAAAACTTGACGAGAATAAATAA
- a CDS encoding IS701 family transposase has translation MNILTLNSDFFKYFFKLDCKWSLPQRKHLFNFVDGIINSGGKKTLSNIWRNSLNTRDRSSFNKFLLYSPWDEKNLNYARKKTALNEMAMAGSKNPFFFSIDDTLSSKKTSSKNIEGLKFNYSHVSNKNEWSHCIVSLHGHSNGLSLPLDFKTYLSEESGAEQKRSFKTKIDLALDTLKGIDIQLERKSYVLTDSWYTSAGFINKTQQLGFQVISGIKSNRIFYPNGIRAKLSEYAKTLKEEDLNVVTVKGRTHYVYRYEGAVKGIENIVVLMSWIDKFDSSKSPFYLVSTDVSLSSKRIIEYYGHRWEIEVSFRYQKERLGLDNYEMRSLKAIKRFWELLYLLYDFLDLKRFKNKVSENLGELIDKLKVKRKREVISYVYERTWNGNTFLDNFFKVIHSVLYRRLITKRRVDSVVVKPVNII, from the coding sequence ATGAATATATTAACCCTTAATTCTGATTTTTTCAAATATTTTTTTAAACTTGATTGTAAATGGTCTCTGCCACAAAGAAAACATCTTTTCAATTTTGTTGATGGTATTATTAACTCTGGTGGGAAAAAGACCCTTTCAAATATCTGGAGAAATTCTTTAAATACAAGGGATAGAAGTTCTTTTAATAAATTTCTTCTATATTCTCCATGGGATGAGAAAAATCTTAATTATGCTAGAAAAAAGACCGCTCTCAATGAAATGGCTATGGCTGGATCTAAGAACCCATTTTTCTTTTCTATTGATGACACACTTTCCAGCAAGAAAACTTCTTCTAAAAATATAGAAGGGTTGAAGTTTAACTATTCTCATGTTTCTAACAAGAATGAATGGTCTCATTGTATAGTGTCTTTGCATGGTCATTCCAATGGCCTATCTTTACCTTTGGATTTTAAAACTTACCTTTCTGAAGAATCAGGCGCAGAACAAAAACGTTCTTTTAAAACTAAGATCGATTTAGCACTTGATACATTAAAAGGGATAGATATTCAACTAGAAAGAAAAAGCTATGTATTGACAGATAGCTGGTATACTTCAGCGGGATTCATTAATAAAACTCAACAGTTAGGATTTCAAGTTATTAGTGGAATAAAATCCAATAGGATTTTTTATCCAAATGGAATCAGAGCAAAACTGAGTGAATATGCTAAAACATTGAAAGAGGAAGACCTTAATGTCGTTACCGTTAAGGGAAGAACTCATTATGTTTATAGATATGAAGGGGCTGTAAAGGGAATAGAAAATATAGTTGTTTTAATGAGTTGGATAGATAAATTTGACAGTAGTAAATCTCCATTTTATCTAGTGAGTACTGATGTGTCTTTGAGTTCTAAAAGGATAATAGAATATTACGGTCATAGATGGGAAATTGAAGTCAGTTTTAGGTATCAAAAAGAAAGACTAGGTTTAGATAATTATGAAATGCGTAGTTTAAAAGCGATAAAAAGATTCTGGGAGCTACTATATTTGCTCTATGATTTCTTGGATTTAAAGAGGTTTAAGAATAAAGTATCAGAAAACTTGGGAGAATTAATAGATAAGTTAAAAGTTAAGCGAAAAAGAGAAGTCATTTCTTATGTCTATGAAAGGACTTGGAATGGCAACACTTTTTTAGACAACTTTTTTAAGGTTATTCACTCTGTACTCTACAGGCGTTTGATAACCAAGAGAAGAGTGGATTCTGTGGTTGTTAAACCAGTTAACATAATCTAA
- a CDS encoding DUF3870 domain-containing protein, translating into MGKVKYSDEVVYFISYSKLPNNTPASHALEHVGCGLFIEPSTGVVVDISCTLLTQETRSFLKYLIVGFNLDEEPLEKLLNKIKTRYFGLAQKAICTSLKETHGKYKDWKKQNNLI; encoded by the coding sequence ATGGGAAAAGTTAAATATAGTGACGAAGTAGTGTATTTTATTTCATATTCTAAATTGCCAAATAACACACCTGCAAGTCATGCGCTTGAGCATGTTGGATGTGGATTATTTATTGAGCCATCAACAGGCGTTGTTGTTGACATAAGTTGTACACTTTTGACCCAAGAAACAAGAAGTTTTTTGAAATACTTAATTGTAGGATTTAATCTTGATGAAGAACCTTTGGAGAAACTCTTGAATAAAATTAAAACTAGGTATTTTGGTCTTGCTCAAAAGGCAATATGTACATCTTTAAAAGAGACACACGGCAAATACAAGGATTGGAAAAAACAAAATAATTTAATTTAA
- the ribD gene encoding bifunctional diaminohydroxyphosphoribosylaminopyrimidine deaminase/5-amino-6-(5-phosphoribosylamino)uracil reductase RibD — MDKKYMETSLELASRGEGNVNPNPMVGAVVVKDGMIIGKGYHKEYGGPHAEVYALNEAGSECRGATIYVTLEPCSHHGKTPPCAEKIIEMGIKKCVIACLDPNPLVAGRGVKLLEKAGIEVEVGLMKKEALELNRVFMKYITTEKPFLFLKCAITLDGKIAARTGSSKWITNEISREKVQRLRHRFMGIMVGANTLIMDNPRLNVRIEGGNDPFRIVIDPKLIVSLDSNFVTMKDGKSIIVTSEKNKNSEKVSLLEAKGVRFAWLPGNEFKVNDILKKIGEFKIDSVLLEGGSYLISKAFGENEIDGGEIFIAPKILGDQEGIPFIKGFSFDSIEEAFELKNVKFNQYGNNISVEFYKD; from the coding sequence ATGGATAAAAAATACATGGAGACGTCTCTAGAACTTGCATCAAGAGGAGAGGGAAATGTGAACCCAAACCCTATGGTAGGAGCCGTGGTGGTAAAGGACGGAATGATAATAGGGAAGGGATATCATAAAGAGTATGGGGGTCCTCATGCTGAGGTCTATGCCTTGAATGAGGCGGGGTCTGAGTGTCGCGGCGCCACGATATACGTGACCCTAGAGCCCTGCTCTCACCACGGGAAAACTCCTCCATGTGCTGAAAAAATAATAGAGATGGGTATAAAAAAATGTGTGATAGCCTGTCTTGACCCCAATCCCCTCGTGGCAGGAAGAGGAGTGAAGCTTCTAGAAAAAGCCGGTATAGAGGTGGAAGTGGGCCTGATGAAAAAAGAAGCCCTAGAACTGAACAGGGTATTCATGAAGTACATAACCACGGAAAAACCCTTTCTGTTTCTGAAATGTGCTATTACCCTAGACGGGAAGATAGCTGCTAGAACAGGAAGTTCCAAATGGATAACCAATGAGATCTCAAGAGAGAAGGTGCAGAGGCTGAGACATCGTTTTATGGGAATAATGGTAGGAGCGAACACCCTTATAATGGATAACCCAAGGCTCAATGTAAGAATAGAAGGTGGAAACGATCCCTTTAGGATAGTAATAGACCCTAAGCTCATTGTTTCTCTTGATTCAAATTTTGTAACTATGAAAGATGGGAAGAGCATAATAGTGACCTCTGAAAAAAACAAAAATTCAGAAAAAGTATCACTTTTAGAAGCGAAGGGTGTTCGTTTTGCCTGGCTTCCTGGAAATGAATTTAAAGTAAATGATATCCTGAAAAAAATCGGTGAATTTAAGATAGATTCTGTTCTCCTTGAAGGGGGGAGCTATCTTATATCCAAGGCATTTGGAGAGAATGAAATAGATGGAGGAGAGATATTTATAGCCCCTAAAATATTGGGAGATCAAGAGGGGATACCTTTTATAAAGGGATTTTCATTTGACAGTATAGAGGAAGCCTTTGAATTGAAAAATGTTAAATTTAATCAATACGGAAATAATATTTCAGTGGAATTTTATAAGGATTAA
- the ribE gene encoding 6,7-dimethyl-8-ribityllumazine synthase: protein MRVIEGNFTGKGLKVGIIAGRFNEFVSSKLIGGALDALKRHEVSEEDIDLAWVPGAFEMPLVAQKMARSGKYDAVITLGAVIRGATPHFDYVCSEVSKGVASVSLETGIPVIFGVLTTNTIEECIERAGTKAGNKGFDAGVSAIEMVNLLKGM from the coding sequence ATGAGAGTTATTGAGGGAAATTTCACAGGAAAAGGTCTAAAAGTTGGAATTATAGCAGGAAGATTCAATGAATTTGTTTCGTCTAAATTAATAGGGGGAGCTTTAGACGCCTTAAAAAGGCATGAAGTTTCTGAGGAAGATATAGATCTGGCATGGGTTCCAGGTGCCTTTGAAATGCCGCTAGTGGCTCAAAAAATGGCAAGATCCGGGAAATATGACGCTGTAATTACACTTGGAGCAGTAATAAGAGGAGCGACTCCACACTTTGATTATGTGTGTTCAGAGGTTTCAAAGGGAGTGGCGTCAGTGTCTCTAGAAACAGGTATCCCTGTAATATTTGGAGTGCTCACAACTAATACAATAGAGGAATGTATCGAAAGAGCCGGTACAAAGGCTGGAAACAAAGGATTTGATGCAGGAGTATCTGCCATCGAAATGGTAAACCTTTTAAAGGGGATGTAA
- a CDS encoding malic enzyme-like NAD(P)-binding protein, giving the protein MSTVYEKSLKLHEENKGKIEVISKVKVTNREELSLAYSPGVAEPCRKIQENKEDVYKYTSKGNMVAVISDGSAVLGLGNIGPEAALPVMEGKSILLKEFAGVDSFPICLDTQDTEEIIRTCKLLAPSFGGINLEDISAPRCVEIETRLKEELDIPVFHDDQHGTAIIVTAAIMNSYKLLKKELKDANVVVCGAGAAGSSIIKMIRELNVNNIIAVDKDGIIARDDADREYDFLSKELSNITNKENLKGGLGDAVKGADIFIGVSAPGILKPEMIKTMNADSIIFAMANPTPEIMPDEALAAGARIVGTGRSDFPNQVNNVLAFPGLFRGALDAKAKKITEEMKMAAAIALANVIEESELRDDYIIPDPFDKRVVKVVSETVARVAKDMNICRD; this is encoded by the coding sequence ATGTCAACAGTTTATGAAAAATCTTTGAAGCTGCATGAAGAAAATAAGGGTAAAATAGAGGTAATATCAAAAGTAAAAGTAACTAACAGAGAGGAACTTAGTCTTGCATATTCTCCAGGAGTTGCAGAACCCTGCAGAAAAATTCAGGAAAACAAGGAAGACGTTTACAAATATACATCTAAAGGAAATATGGTGGCGGTAATAAGTGACGGATCTGCAGTACTGGGTCTTGGAAACATAGGACCTGAAGCTGCTCTGCCTGTAATGGAGGGGAAGTCTATCCTCTTAAAAGAGTTTGCGGGGGTGGATTCTTTTCCCATCTGCCTTGATACTCAGGACACAGAGGAGATAATAAGAACGTGCAAGCTTTTGGCACCAAGCTTTGGTGGTATCAACCTAGAGGATATATCTGCGCCAAGATGTGTGGAGATAGAGACTAGGCTAAAAGAAGAGCTAGACATACCTGTATTTCATGATGACCAGCACGGGACTGCAATCATAGTGACGGCAGCTATAATGAACTCTTATAAATTATTGAAAAAAGAGTTGAAGGATGCCAATGTGGTGGTGTGCGGTGCAGGTGCAGCAGGAAGCTCGATCATTAAGATGATCAGAGAATTGAATGTAAATAATATAATAGCAGTGGATAAAGACGGAATAATAGCAAGAGATGATGCTGACAGAGAATATGATTTCCTTTCTAAAGAGCTCTCTAATATCACCAACAAAGAAAACCTAAAAGGTGGGCTTGGAGATGCAGTAAAGGGTGCAGATATATTTATAGGGGTATCGGCTCCAGGGATACTTAAGCCTGAAATGATCAAGACGATGAATGCGGATTCAATAATCTTTGCCATGGCAAATCCTACACCGGAGATCATGCCTGATGAGGCATTAGCAGCGGGAGCCAGGATAGTGGGGACAGGAAGGTCTGATTTCCCTAACCAGGTTAATAATGTTCTTGCATTCCCAGGGCTTTTTAGAGGTGCTCTAGATGCAAAGGCAAAAAAAATAACTGAAGAGATGAAGATGGCGGCAGCAATAGCCCTTGCCAACGTAATAGAGGAGTCAGAGTTAAGAGACGACTATATAATTCCTGATCCATTTGATAAGAGAGTTGTAAAGGTGGTATCAGAGACTGTGGCAAGAGTGGCAAAGGATATGAACATCTGTAGGGATTAA